CTTCCATGCGGGGTCAGATAGCTCGCTTCGAGCAGCAGTTGGCGGTCAAGGCTGTCGCCAATCAAGTCGACTCCGATTGACGCCCCCGTGGTGTCAGCACCAGTGTTGTCCAATGTGGCAAAACCGTTGACTCCATCGGTGTCAAAGTTGATACCGGTGTTGCGGAGAATCCCACCTGAGATTCCGGCGCGGGCAACCGATTGTGGTCTGCCCCAGCCGAAAAAGAAGTTGCCATAGGGAACGACCGTCAGTGGCGATGCGGTGATCAAACTGGATTCGATCAGCAGTAGTCCTCCATCAGCGGTTCTTGCGGACTTTGCCCCGTCCTGACCGGTGTTGACGATGACTCGGATGCTGTTGCTGACCCTATCAAGGTAACGTCGGGTAAAGCTGACTGTCGCGTTGTGATAGCTTAGCGATTCGTCATTCCGGACGTGCAAGTACGCATAGCCAGCTTCGATGTATCCGCCATATGCTTCGATGAATGCTGCCGTCCCGTAGGCCTGTGCATCGTTGTCGTCTTTGAATGCCGGGCTGTTGACTTGGTCGAATGCGGCAAAGAAAGTCCAATCGAAGTTTGACCAATTCAGCGTTCGCGAATGTTTCGCCGGTAGCGCGAATGCAAAGCCGCTGATCGCGTCTTCCATCCAGATCCCGTTTTGAAACAACAGCGGAACCAAACCGGCTGAAATCGGCAGTTCGAAGGGCGATGACTGGCCAGCAGTCGCACCCAGGATAGCGCCCAAGTCGCCTTCGAAGAACGCCGTTGTTGGTGTCAGATTCATCTCATTGCGATATCGCAAATCCCCGTCGACAAGTTCCCAGCGGGTGAACCTGTTTTGTTTGTCCAAGGGGCCGACAAATGCATGAAACCGTTCCGAGTCGGTAATCCTGAGATCCAGATCCAAGTTAAGTCGACTTGCCCAGTTGTCTGTTCGATCGACAGCGTTTCGTCCGCTAGCGATCGCGGTTCGGTAGTCGCCGTAGATGTAAAACTGAGGCCGAACCAAATTCATGGGGCCGAACAGATCGATTCCGCGTGGGGTGATACCGTCTCCATACCAGACGCGTCCCCATTCCACCCAAGGATGCTGAGTCGGAACGTCATGCTTGGCATCGTAGGGGAAGGCCTCTTGGTCACCTGCAAACCCACATGAATCTGAACACGCAGTTTCCAAGCAGACAGTGGAAAAGTCGCCTCGATTGGCAACCGGTGCGGCCTTCAAAATATCGATGCGAGGATTGACGAATTGATCTTTGGATTCTTTCGCGGAAGCTTTCTGATCCGCAGCGTCTTTTCGTTCCAGAGGTGCAGGTGCGGCGGTCACATTGCCCGCGTCTTTGGGGGCTAGAGCCATCGAAGCTAGACGCATGGAAGACTGTCCAGCGGCAGGCCGTATCAAAGAGCCCCTCGTATCTGTCTCCGTAGCCAGCGTGTCAGAGAGGTCTCGCTGTGCCTTGCTTTGCAACAACGCGATCTGGTTTTCGCGAACGACCGAAGCGTTGGCGATTGAAGTCGAAGCAGCAGGTAGACGCCGTGGCCGTTGTGCGAAGGCGACCGGCGTTGTCAAAACGGCCGCAACGAAGGACGACGCAGTGATCGCGATCAACTTGAGGGTGGTCGAGGGCTGAGAATGGGCTTTTTTTCGAGGCATTACTTCACCCAGAATGTGTGGCTGCTGGGATGAAGATCCAAAGTGCCTTCAAGCATGCGTCGAATCATTTCAGGCGTGCTGTCGATTTGACGCATAAAATACATCGGCTCGGTTCGGCTGCGCATCCGAACGCTAAGGCGATAGGGGCCGCGTTTTGTCATGACCGATGCGGGGATGACATAGCGTGCATTGCGATAATCCAATGGAGGAATGCTGTGTGCTTCCATTCGGATCAATGGCGGATGGTTCAGGACTGAAACGGGAACCGCACCGGGCCGTAAGAAAACCAGTTGATCGAGCGAAAAGTTCAATGGCAATGCGGCCTCGCGGTCAGTGCCGCGGACATTGTTGATTAGGAACTTGGTCTGCAGGTTGAACAGATTCGCATCGCGCGGATAGCGGAGCGTCGCGACGTCCACGGAATGCATGTCGCAGAGGTCGCCATTGGAATCAAGGTAGCCGCTTTCCCAGACTCGGATTCCATCGGGATCGATCAATGCGACGTTCAGCCAAAGTTGTGGCTGGGCACCAAGTGAACCGGTTGGCAGGTTGTGTCCTTCGCTAGTGTTTTCGACCCGATAGCTGAATTGTAGGTCTTGGCCAGCGACTGGAGGCAGATCAAAGAAGGGGCCACAAATGGATGTGCTGGATTCCATCGTTTGAATGGCCGCGGCGCGTTTGATGTCCAATCGGTGCAGGTTGTCGTCAATGATCTTTCTCGCATCACGGCGGTCATCCGTGGTGTCCCATGGTTTGGGAAACGCCATCTGCCGAGTCACTGATTTTTCAAACGCTTCGGTTCCCCAGCCGGCTCGATAATCAAACGTCAGCCATTCGCGTGGACTGTACTGTTTCGCTTTGGGATTATGTGGAAAGATTCCGGGGTGGGCGATGGAGTAACCAGGGCCCCAAAACATGTGATTGGACTGCTTACGTTTTTCGCCGAACGGCTTGTCATTGATGTACGCCGCGAAACCTTCGTCATAGCCGAGCGGCTTTCCGGGAACTGCACCCATGTGACAGTCTTGGCAACTGACACCGCGCTTCGATGCTGGGCCGCTGCGATACTGGGCGTGAACGACTTCAAGCCAGATACCCGGATGCACCGCCACTTGGTGACACGACACACAGATGTCACTTTTGGTAATCGGTGCAAAGAAGCGACCTTCCCGGTGAATCGGTTGCCCGGGGCCTTTTTCTTCGGGTGAGAGCTTCAGCTTCAATTCTTTCGCATCTGCGATCGCCGCGCGGACGCCTGCACCACCATGGCCACCGTTTACAGGGGCATGGATATCGCCGGGTTCAATTCGACGGTCGCCGTTGCTGCGCCAATAATGCTCGTTCACACGATGGCATGCGATACAGGTCACACCTTCACGTACGACCGGAGGTGCGTCGAGGAAGCTTGCGGCGCGAGGCAGTTTCAGCTGCGTTCCGACTGGCGAATGACACCGAACACAGAAGCTCCCGACCGTTCCACGCGTCAGTTCAGTCATCGCTTGTTCAAAACGATTAAACATGGGCGAGACGGAAGCATAAGCATGACCACTGGAACGCCATTGGTCGTATTGGCCTGGGTGGCATTTGCGGCAAGTTTCCGCGGACGGGTAGCAGTCCTCCGTCCAAAGTGCCTCGTGAGGATCTGGTTCCTTCGAATTTGCCGATGAGCCAAGGGCCGCTTCGCCTTCTTTGATCGGAGAAGTCGATTGCTGCATCGCTTCCAATGGGTCGGCCTGACTATCGCTTCCAAGCAGATCGTCCCCACCAAGCAAGTCGTCACCGCCTAACAAGCTATCACCTCCGAGCAGGCTGTCATCGCCCAGAAGGTTTTCGCTACCTAGTAAATCGTCGTCGCCGGACAGCAAGTCGTCGCTTTGGGGGGCCGTTGGCCTCAGCGCCATCCGGTACGCAGCACGAAGGTGTTGCCGAACTCGTTCAGATTTTGTTTGCGTCTCTGCACTAGGCCTACCGAATTGACGCCATTGGTGAGGATCAATTGGGCGTGTCCACTCCGCTGCGCCAAGGTTGCTTGTGTTATTGGGTGACACCGAACGCGGGCAGTCGACGTTCCTGTTTAGCGGATTCGCAAACCCATTTGTCGTCCGTTGGAGCGGCAGTTGCGAACGGTTCGCTGGGGAATGAAACGCTGGCTGTCGCCAATCGTGATAGGACGGGCCAGAATTTTGATGGCTGAACGATGGTTGCTTGAAATCGCTGCTGTAGCTGGGTAGCGAACTGGCGGCTGGCTCCTGCGCGGTAGCTGAATTCGTAGCCATCAAAAGTGCAAGTGCAGAAGCAAGCACAGTTCGGCGCGCGGAGCGACACATAGCGACGGATGATGAGCCGCTCGCGCGATGAAGCAAGCCATCAAAGGCCGCTCGGAAAATCGCGGTGGATAGATTCATGGGCGTCGAAATGGCGTCGTCGCTGGCGTGGGTACTGCCAATCGTCCGCCGATCGTGCGGACAGTTGGCTTTAACTAGGTCTGCGATCGACCTGTTACGACCCGAATATCCGGTCTAGTTGCTGCGGCCGGAATAATCGACCCATCCTGCGCACCTTGACGAAGAAAACTCTAAAGAGGGGATGCTGTACACGGTACGTGGGAGGCCTTTCAGAGCTAGTTTTGGGTGAATGCGAACATTCTGAGGAGCGATCGGGTGACCGTTTCACATCATCGCTATTTGCGAGCTAAAGAAACGAATGGTCGCGGTTGTGCTGCAACCAAACCGAGAGGTTGCGGCCACGCCCTGATCAACGTGTAACACCCCACGAGTGTCGCATGGCACTTCACATCATTCCGCCGTATTGATGCGACACCGCATATTGGTTGACGAGTAATGTCCGAGCACATGTACAAAGTCGTTCCTGTCAACGCACAAGAAAAGATCTATCGCTGCAAAGTCGTGGGCAACACGGCAGCGACCTTATTCGTCGGCAGTGGTCGTTCGATCAAAGTCCACGTGCGTGAAACTTGTGGCGGCGGTTTCACATTGGGTGTTGAGCCCAAGCATGTGAAGAAAATCAAAATCGGATCTCGCTACGAACTGCATTACGACGACCGGCGGATGCTGATTGCGCCACAGGTTTTTGTCCAATCCGTGCAAGGCGAGCCTCGCTTGCAAGTCGTCACCGTCAAAGAGTATGAACCCAAGAAAGGCTGGGCGTTTCGTCTGCCTTTCACCCGAGGCCACCAAGTGGTTCGGCATCATAAAGGGACTGTCAGCCCGGCTGCCTACGGCGGGTTTGTACTGGTGTTGTTCTGTGTGATGGCACTTCCCGGACTGGGCGACAAACTCGGAACGGCTTCAAGGATTGAAAAGGCGGTGAATATCGTCGCCCGAAACGTTGGTGAAGTCGTCAAGTCGTTTCGCGAATAAGCGCTCGGAAGCGTCATACCTGCAAGCAATACAGAACGTTTGCCGGTCGCGAAGGCCAACGGAGCAAGTGTGTGAGCGTGATCGAGAGACGAACCGAGTTTCACGCGATTCGTCAATGCTCCTTTCTCACGATGCAGTTCTGCCGGAAAGTATTCGCCAGCCGTTAAAGCTTTCCTAAAGTGACTGACCGGCACAGCCGATAAAGACGGTGACCCGAAGTTTGGGCACCGTTTCTTTTTTGCGTCTCAGGAAAACTCGAGCACGCCGCGAAGGAAACGCTCCTGCAACGCGAATCGATCAGCTGACGCAACTATGCTCTTCGTGAACTACCGATCAGACTCTCGTATGAAGACCGTCTTGGCGGGCGTTTTCATCGCTACGATCAGTGTGCTGTCCAGCGGAGGATGTCGACTCTGCTGCGATCGTGAAGACGCAGCCTACGCCGCATATGGCGGTGCTTGGCAGCGACTGCAGCGAGATTCGGGACGAGTTGGCAGTTTGGCGGATCCTGCCGGTGCGAAGGTCGGTACGCTAAAAGATCGCGAGATTGATTTAGGCGAGGAGGCCTCGCGCAGTCAGATTTTACCGCCAAATGAAGACCGCCCTTCAATGCCCTCGAAAGAGGACATTCCGGAAAACTTCGTGCCGAAATTCGAAGAGGAAACGGACGAGGAGTTCCAAGAACGCCTGCGGAAGTTCCAAGAAGAACAGCTCAATGCCAAGGTTATTCCTGGCGCGCCGGCTCCGCCCGCGTTCCGCTAGTGCTTGTCGATCCTCTTGATGATGAATCGGTTTTTGGAATCGGTTCCCAGTCTTGGGGAAGCGGCAGTATTCCATGCCGAGTTACGTAGTCGAGTTCTCGGTACCGGATCGCAACAAACTGAGTCGTTTCGGCGAGCACCTCTTGAAGCTTTGATTCAACCTGCTGACGAATCAGAGACTCATCAACTCGGCCATTCGCATTGGCGACAGAGTTGTACGGCACGGTAAATCGTTCTGCATCTTTAAGACGCTTCCGAAACATTGATTCGATTCTGGGATCCGACGAGATCCGCACGTGGTCGAATTCATGATTGACGATTTTGCTTTTCCAGAAAACGTCTTTGCCCGGCAGATCTCTTAGCCAGACTTCGTGGCTTTGTTCAAGCTTGACGCTTCGAAAGCGAACGTCCACGCGAACGAACTTTTCCGTTTCGCTGTTGGACGCTGATGAATAGCTGCTACGGTCGTGAAACACTCGCCAGCGGGCATTGCTTTTGTATCGATATTGAAATCGAAATCGTGTCTCGCCAACTAATCGAGCGCGCGTCGGAAGAGTTGTCGGATCGGACTGCGGCTCACCACCGGTGACAAACTTTACGTTGCCACGATTGATCAGATCCGCAATTGTGGACGGCGGCTTTGGAAGGCTAGTTAGTGATACATCCTGGCTAGCTGATGACGCGATTGGCGGATTGCCAGGTTCATCAGCTGTTGTAGGCAAATGCTCACTGAGTAGCACAAAGGAGAAGACAAGAAGAGAGGTTGATCGTTTCACCAATGTCGGGCACGCCAACTGCAATCGCATTTCACATTGAAACAATTTGGCGATCGGCATTCGGCGAAAGGTTACCACTTCAGAAATCTCGTCAGCATTTCGATGCCGGGTTCGGTAAGGAAGCTCTCCGGATGGAACTGCCATCCTTCGATTTGGAAATCCTTGTGACGGACACACATGATTTGTCTTGTGCCACCGGTGTCGGTCCAGGCGCCAACTTGCAAGCAGTCGGGAACCGTATTCGGATCGATCACAAGGCTATGGTACCTCGTGGCGACAAACGGTTGGGTCAAACCTGCGAATAAGCCCGCATTGTCGTGGTGAATGTTATCGGTCTTCCCGTGCATCAGCTGGGGTGCGCGAATGATCTTCCCGCCAAATGCTTGTCCGATCGATTGGTGTCCCAGACAAACACCCAGCAATGGAACTTTCCCGGCAAAATGGCGAACACAGTCCACGCTAATTCCGGCTTCGGTCGGCGTACAGGGTCCGGGAGAAATCAAGATCCGATCGGGGGACAGAGTGTCTAGCTCGTCAATCGAAATCTCATCGTTGCGAAAAACACGCAGTTCGACGGAGGGATCAATTTCCCCAAGTCGTTGGACGAGGTTGTATGTGAACGAATCGTAATTGTCGATGACGATGACCATGGCGTAACTTGTGAGCTCGAGCCTGCTGTCAATGGATTTCAATCGGGAATTTGCGGTGTTTTGACAAAAAAGGCTTCTTTGCCAGGGAAGTCCGCAAACGCTCTTCTTTCTAGATCGTGATGCAACCTATAATGACATGTACCAGGCCACTTGCCGAGAGCCTGCCGTGTCACTTCGCAATGGAAAAGGAACGAAACACTCGGCGCTTTGCGACAGCACCTTGCGCGTTTAACATCGACTGTTTCCATCTCCATTCATTTCGGATTCAACTATCGTGCTCTCGGTTCGCCCAAAAGTTGCCGAACTTTCGTTTCACGTGTTCAGCCGATCGCTGCACCCGGAACTCTACACCGTCCATAAGTCGCGGCGGATAGAACGGTCGGCCTATCAGGCTCAGATCAGCATTACCAATTGCGGCCATGTGATCACTTGGAATCGGACGGGCGACGGTACCGCAACCATCTGCGAAGTCGCAACGGGGGCACATCAGCCACTGCCGACCAAACGTTGCATGATTTCACGTCCGCTCAAGGGCAGTCGGACCGAAAAAGTGAGCTGCCAATCGGGTGTTGCCTATCGCACACATTTCCAGTTGGAACCCGTCAGCCCAGACCTGTTCTTTATGGTTGGGCAGCAACTCGGGAAACAACCAGTCGAGGGGTTGTTGCATACCTTCGATTCCAGCGGCCGCATGTCCTTCGGAGCACTGAGCTATATCAACGTCGAATGTCGTCAGCGTTCGATGCTTGTTCAAGCGGTCCACACTTTTCCGGACGACTACGCGATCGTCAAAGTTGAATCGCTGTTCTCCTTGCCAGAATAATTCTGCAGAAAGGTTTCCGACTGCGATTGGAACAGCACGTTGAAGCCAACCTCCTCCTTGCACTGGGACCCCGGTCTATGGCAACGCCTCGTCGGTGTCGTGGATTTGAAGGGCGGTGAATCGGTGCATGCCATCGCCGGTGATCGAGCTTGCTACCGTGCAACGCAGGTGTTTCGTCATCCAGGTGGAAAGTCCGTCGCGATCAACGGCGATGCGGCGCTACATGCGATCCAATACAAGGCGGCAAAGTTCCGGTCGATCTACGTCGCCGACTTGGATGCCCTGACGGATGGTTCTGTCCAAAGTGAAACCATCGCCGCGTTGGTCGATAGGGTTGGTGCTCAAGTCGATTGGTTGCTGGATTTGGGCATCAAAGATTCCTGCGACGCAATTCCGGTTGCTTTGCAGGACCACCCGAGCACTTCATTTGTGCTTGCGTCCGAATCCGTTGTGGACCTCGATCTCGTTGCAACCTGTGCGAAGCGATTCGGTCAAACACGTGTAGCGATCAGCTTGGACTTTCGAAACCGCCAATGGATGTCGGCGGGGCCAGAGCTGGATGATTGGATCAGATCGATCGA
This genomic interval from Stieleria sp. JC731 contains the following:
- a CDS encoding cytochrome c family protein; its protein translation is MALRPTAPQSDDLLSGDDDLLGSENLLGDDSLLGGDSLLGGDDLLGGDDLLGSDSQADPLEAMQQSTSPIKEGEAALGSSANSKEPDPHEALWTEDCYPSAETCRKCHPGQYDQWRSSGHAYASVSPMFNRFEQAMTELTRGTVGSFCVRCHSPVGTQLKLPRAASFLDAPPVVREGVTCIACHRVNEHYWRSNGDRRIEPGDIHAPVNGGHGGAGVRAAIADAKELKLKLSPEEKGPGQPIHREGRFFAPITKSDICVSCHQVAVHPGIWLEVVHAQYRSGPASKRGVSCQDCHMGAVPGKPLGYDEGFAAYINDKPFGEKRKQSNHMFWGPGYSIAHPGIFPHNPKAKQYSPREWLTFDYRAGWGTEAFEKSVTRQMAFPKPWDTTDDRRDARKIIDDNLHRLDIKRAAAIQTMESSTSICGPFFDLPPVAGQDLQFSYRVENTSEGHNLPTGSLGAQPQLWLNVALIDPDGIRVWESGYLDSNGDLCDMHSVDVATLRYPRDANLFNLQTKFLINNVRGTDREAALPLNFSLDQLVFLRPGAVPVSVLNHPPLIRMEAHSIPPLDYRNARYVIPASVMTKRGPYRLSVRMRSRTEPMYFMRQIDSTPEMIRRMLEGTLDLHPSSHTFWVK
- a CDS encoding anthranilate synthase component II, which gives rise to MVIVIDNYDSFTYNLVQRLGEIDPSVELRVFRNDEISIDELDTLSPDRILISPGPCTPTEAGISVDCVRHFAGKVPLLGVCLGHQSIGQAFGGKIIRAPQLMHGKTDNIHHDNAGLFAGLTQPFVATRYHSLVIDPNTVPDCLQVGAWTDTGGTRQIMCVRHKDFQIEGWQFHPESFLTEPGIEMLTRFLKW
- a CDS encoding DUF2617 family protein; this translates as MLSVRPKVAELSFHVFSRSLHPELYTVHKSRRIERSAYQAQISITNCGHVITWNRTGDGTATICEVATGAHQPLPTKRCMISRPLKGSRTEKVSCQSGVAYRTHFQLEPVSPDLFFMVGQQLGKQPVEGLLHTFDSSGRMSFGALSYINVECRQRSMLVQAVHTFPDDYAIVKVESLFSLPE
- a CDS encoding HisA/HisF-related TIM barrel protein, producing MKPTSSLHWDPGLWQRLVGVVDLKGGESVHAIAGDRACYRATQVFRHPGGKSVAINGDAALHAIQYKAAKFRSIYVADLDALTDGSVQSETIAALVDRVGAQVDWLLDLGIKDSCDAIPVALQDHPSTSFVLASESVVDLDLVATCAKRFGQTRVAISLDFRNRQWMSAGPELDDWIRSIERNDIRSVIALDLGGVGTGNVDAATRLIRSIRKRLPKQTLISGGGVSGERDADRLVAAGADRILVASLFTGAASPFVSSD